Proteins encoded in a region of the Quercus lobata isolate SW786 chromosome 8, ValleyOak3.0 Primary Assembly, whole genome shotgun sequence genome:
- the LOC115956972 gene encoding uncharacterized protein LOC115956972, with protein MKEREEDQIPHHRQRRVSHVVLKLAKPITYFLLLLLTYTLGYLSASSIGNATSLPTTRTRLRPTRRIKDLKLDDFRVSNHCSNPVPSDLVRQTILNRIYNARSPFVDFPPDHVSSLVRPQRIGGWGSNGAVFEHLIERVKPKTIIEIGTFLGASAIHMARLTRQLGLETQILCVDDFRGWPGFRNKFKNIKMVNGDVVLMYQFMQNLVSVNETDSVLPIPFSTGSTLDKFCEWGVYADLIEVDAGHNFMSAWSDINRAYRLLRPGGVLFGHDYFTAADNRGVRRAVRLFARVNGFKIILDGQHWIIDST; from the coding sequence atgaaagagagagaagaagatcAAATACCACATCATCGACAAAGAAGAGTCTCACACGTAGTCTTAAAACTCGCAAAACCCATCACCTACTTTCTCCTCCTCTTGCTAACGTACACCTTGGGTTACCTATCAGCCTCATCTATTGGGAATGCCACGTCACTCCCGACAACCCGAACCCGGCTCAGGCCCACACGTAGAATCAAAGACCTCAAACTCGACGACTTCCGAGTCAGCAATCACTGTTCCAACCCAGTCCCCTCCGACCTCGTCCGACAAACAATCCTCAACCGTATCTACAACGCCAGGTCACCTTTCGTTGACTTCCCTCCGGACCACGTCAGCTCCCTCGTTCGTCCCCAGAGAATCGGTGGGTGGGGCTCAAACGGCGCCGTTTTCGAACACCTTATTGAGAGGGTGAAGCCCAAAACCATCATCGAAATCGGCACTTTCCTTGGCGCTTCGGCGATTCACATGGCCCGGTTGACTCGCCAACTCGGCCTCGAAACCCAGATCCTCTGCGTCGACGATTTTCGGGGCTGGCCCGGGTTTCGGAACAAGTTCAAGAACATTAAAATGGTGAACGGCGACGTTGTGCTCATGTACCAATTCATGCAGAACTTGGTATCCGTAAACGAAACGGATTCGGTTTTGCCCATACCGTTTTCGACTGGGTCGACTCTCGATAAGTTTTGCGAGTGGGGCGTGTACGCTGATTTGATCGAGGTGGATGCGGGTCATAATTTTATGTCGGCTTGGTCCGATATCAATCGGGCGTACCGGCTTTTAAGACCCGGTGGAGTACTTTTTGGGCACGATTATTTTACTGCAGCTGATAATCGAGGTGTTAGGAGGGCTGTCCGTCTGTTTGCTCGAGTTAACGGCTTCAAAATTATACTCGATGGCCAACATTGGATCATTGATTctacttaa
- the LOC115955800 gene encoding GRF1-interacting factor 3, translating into MQQPQQMMPMMPSFPPTNITTEQIQKYLDENKKLILAILDNQNLGKLAECAQYQAQLQKNLMYLAAIADAQPQAPTMPPQMTPHPALQQGGYFMQHPQAAAMAQQQGIFPPKMPLQFNNPHQIQDPQQQLHQQQQAIQGQMAMRAGGANNGLHPIHTENILGGGSSGPPSIAGPNDIRGGSKQDGSEVGTAGADGQGSSAAGHGSGDGESSYLKGSEEAK; encoded by the exons ATGCAGCAGCCGCAGCAGATGATGCCTATGATGCCTTCATTTCCACCCACAAACATCACCACTGAGCAGATTCAAAAG TATCTtgatgagaacaaaaaattgattttagcGATATTGGACAATCAAAACCTTGGAAAACTTGCTGAATGTGCCCA GTACCAAGCTCagcttcaaaaaaatttgatgtaCTTAGCTGCAATTGCTGATGCCCAACCGCAAGCACCAACAATGCCTCCCCAG ATGACCCCACATCCGGCGCTGCAACAAGGAGGGTATTTTATGCAACACCCTCAGGCAGCAGCAATGGCTCAGCAACAAGGTATTTTTCCTCCGAAGATGCCATTACAATTTAATAATCCACATCAGATACAGGATCCACAACAGCAATTACATCAGCAGCAACAGGCCATCCAAGGGCAAATGGCGATGAGAGCTGGAGGGGCCAACAATGGTTTGCATCCCATTCATACTGAAAACATTCTTGGAGGTGGCAGCAGTGGTCCACCTTCTATTGCAGGCCCAAATGACATACGTGGAGGAAGCAAACAAGATGGCTCTGAGGTTGGGACAGCTGGTGCTGATGGCCAGGGAAGCTCAGCTGCCGGGCATGGAAGTGGTGATGGAGAATCTTCTTACTTGAAGGGGTCAGAGGAAGCAAAGTAA
- the LOC115956973 gene encoding uncharacterized protein LOC115956973 encodes MSGTCELCKKEKETICHLFWFYDHAKGAWTTSKLVLPFKIPPRWSFLDVVENLLRWEDTGLGLLEKVITVCWGIWKNRNVLRLGGKGQAGRTLLRGAMHLVDDFLAANELKSRNRVKAFPIMVWQPPSRGHYKVNTDGAVFSNRKQAGAGVIIRDDSGEVVAELSKKWKCPLGAVKAEAKALETDVNFARDVGVRDIELETDSLEIYNAVQGLASSLSSVANVLAGLMNQASSFRQWKFSHTKRQGNVPAHVLA; translated from the coding sequence ATGAGTGGAACTTGTGAGTTGtgcaaaaaggaaaaggagacCATCTGCCATTTGTTTTGGTTCTATGATCACGCTAAAGGGGCTTGGACAACAAGTAAATTGGTTCTTCCCTTTAAGATCCCTCCGAGATGGAGTTTCTTGGATGTGGTGGAGAACCTACTGAGATGGGAAGATACCGGTCTTGGTTTGCTGGAGAAGGTCATCACAGTCTGTTGGGGTATTTGGAAGAATAGGAACGTGCTCCGTTTGGGTGGTAAAGGACAAGCAGGTCGCACCCTCTTGAGGGGTGCCATGCACTTGGTTGATGATTTCCTTGCAGCAAATGAATTAAAATCTAGAAATCGGGTTAAAGCTTTTCCCATAATGGTGTGGCAGCCACCAAGTCGTGGTCACTATAAAGTAAACACTGATGGTGCCGTCTTCTCAAACAGAAAACAAGCAGGTGCTGGTGTAATTATCAGGGATGATTCTGGGGAAGTGGTCGCAGAGCTGAGCAAGAAATGGAAATGTCCCCTGGGTGCTGTTAAAGCCGAAGCAAAAGCCTTGGAAACTGATGTTAATTTTGCCAGGGACGTGGGGGTTAGAGACATTGAGTTAGAGACTGATTCGCTAGAGATCTATAACGCAGTACAAGGGCTGGCCTCCTCGTTGTCTTCAGTGGCGAACGTGTTAGCTGGACTCATGAACCAAGCCTCGTCTTTTAGACAGTGGAAGTTTTCTCAT